A single genomic interval of Salmo trutta chromosome 13, fSalTru1.1, whole genome shotgun sequence harbors:
- the LOC115205806 gene encoding highly divergent homeobox isoform X4 produces the protein MVGGVLSNHGGAGVALSNHTLAGGALVAGAMLTAEMAAARNIQRGSSHLLPSSSSSSSSSPLSSVNNNNDVILTGIYSLGSASSSRATVKPLPSDAELPAHVHQTLLNQSQHRSNSSVSSPLQLHSRLGTLSLPRYKTPSLSSSPSLSSPPSSSPPGPPINSLSKRVGFPTSGARAGEAARGAGVRGGVPRSWARQYGSLQSGPWPSPSQPQPRPRSNHQTLPPHPPRPRPSPPPHPIPPPSDHSPRIHQVFSLSERGEGEEIGQGQPSDRSRLEKHRQTPHPSDAIGCLSIAMETGDEEDEWRREEELSNMAATAHGDLQRGQGVRDSPSRGEGSGERILPSPSLVLSSSRPGPYPRDSYPVSTTTLQTSASIQVPVSPSAPWLISNSRKRTLQDRTQFSDVDLSQLKRYWDRGMTSLGSVCREKINAAANQLNVDTEIVKTWIGNRRRKYRLMGIEIPSPKGGPAVFLTSQEGEESPSALSSDGEGLGTPELGDNLNDGASFCLSEDGTSDSYQREEENGVEDSSSAPMVHNVKIEVVDDDDDGGVEMVGSDMENMQNLLEFKLEEVQYLESQLENQNQRYYELETFTKSLLTAVRTNNLDRQQELLASLPQPADQDWDMSPEGGANSISLTTHSASNHESPLAESNDETPLVNPNKDLPLVTINEDGSLIAELNESSVSEELETETGPE, from the exons ATGGTTGGGGGAGTTCTGTCCAATCACGGCGGGGCTGGGGTAGCTCTGTCCAATCACACGCTAGCCGGCGGGGCTTTAGTTGCGGGCGCCATGCTTACAGCGGAGATGGCGGCGGCTCGGAACATCCAGAGAggctcctcccatctcctcccttcctcctcctcctcttcttcctcctctccgcTTAgctctgtcaacaacaacaatgaTGTCATCCTGACTGGGATTTACTCTCTAGGCTCCGCCTCTAGTTCCCGGGCCACTGTTAAGCCCCTCCCTTCTGACGCTGAGCTGCCTGCACATGTCCATCAAACTCTGCTTAACCAATCACAACACAGGAGTAACAGttctgtctcctcccctctccagctCCACTCCAGATTAGGTACCTTGTCACTTCCTCGCTATaaaaccccctccctctcctcttccccctccctctcctcacccccctcctcctcaccccccggCCCCCCTATCAACAGCCTGTCCAAGAGGGTGGGTTTCCCCACAAGTGGGGCCAGGGCCGGGGAGGCAGCACGAGGGGCTGGGGTACGAGGGGGGGTACCTCGTAGCTGGGCTAGACAGTATGGTTCTCTCCAGTCTGGCCCCTGGCCCTCTCCATCCCAGCCCCAGCCCAGGCCTCGCTCCAACCACCAGACTCTCCCACCTCATCCCCCCAGGCCCcgtccctccccccctcctcaccccatccCTCCCCCTTCAGACCACTCCCCCCGCATTCATCAGGTTTTCAGCCTAtcagagaggggggaaggggaggaAATAGGACAAGGACAGCCTTCTGATAGGAGCAGGCtggagaaacacagacagactccCCACCCCTCAGACGCTATTGGTTGCCTCTCTATTGCCATGGAGACgggtgatgaagaggatgagtGGCGGAGGGAGGAAGAGTTATCCAACATGGCTGCCACGGCCCATGGGGACCTCCAGAGAGGCCAGGGGgtgagggacagccccagcagggGAGAGGGATCTGGGGAGAGAATCCTCCCATCCCCCTCCCTGGTCCTGAGCAGCTCCAGGCCTGGTCCATACCCTCGGGACAGCTACCCAGTTAGTACAACAACACTACAGACCTCTGCTAGTATACAG GTTCCAGTCAGTCCCTCTGCTCCGTGGCTCATCAGTAACTCCAGGAAGAGAACT ctacAGGACAGGACCCAGTTCAGTGATGTGGACCTGAGCCAGTTGAAGCGGTACTGGGACCGAGGGATGACCAGTCTGGGTTCTGTCTGCAGAGAGAAGATCAACGCAGCAGCCAATCAGCTCAACGTAGACACTGAGATAGTCAAG ACGTGGATCGGGAACCGGAGGAGGAAGTACCGTCTGATGGGCATTGAGATCCCGTCCCCTAAAGGTGGGCCGGCCGTGTTCCTGACATCACAAGAAGGGGAGGAGTCCCCCTCTGCGCTGAGTTCCGATGGGGAGGGGCTTGGAACGCCAGAGTTGGGAGACAACCTGAACGATGGAGCGTCCTTCTGTCTGTCCGAGG ATGGGACCAGTGATTCGtaccagagagaagaagagaatggAGTAGAGGACAGCAGCAGCGCTCCCATGGTTCACAACGTG AAGATAGAGgtggttgatgatgatgatgatggtggtgttgAGATGGTCGGATCTGATATGGAAAACATGCAGAACCTCCTGGAGTTTAAG cttGAGGAGGTGCAGTATCTGGAGAGCCAACTAGAGAATCAGAATCAGAGATATTATGAGTTGGAGACCTTCACCAAGAGTCTTCTGACTGCTGTACGGACCAACAACCTGGACAgacaacag gagctcCTAGCCAGTCTACCTCAGCCTGCAGATCAGGACTGGGACATGAGTCCAGAGGGAGGGGCCAACTCCATCTCCCTAACAACACACTCTGCATCCAATCACGAGTCCCCGTTGGCTGAGAGCAACGACGAGACACCGTTGGTCAACCCCAACAAGGACCTCCCATTGGTCACTATAAACGAAGACGGTTCATTGATTGCTGAGCTCAACGAGTCGTCTGTATCAGAGGAACTAGAGACTGAGACCGGACCAGAGTGA
- the LOC115205806 gene encoding highly divergent homeobox isoform X3, which yields MADLPPCSSSSMEEWQEKRGLQTMNLRSVFTLEQQRVLESYYDNGMTNQSKSCFQLILQCAQETKLDFSVVRTWVGNKRRKLASRNDQNAGVSHSLSLSNHSMVGGVLSNHGGAGVALSNHTLAGGALVAGAMLTAEMAAARNIQRGSSHLLPSSSSSSSSSPLSSVNNNNDVILTGIYSLGSASSSRATVKPLPSDAELPAHVHQTLLNQSQHRSNSSVSSPLQLHSRLGTLSLPRYKTPSLSSSPSLSSPPSSSPPGPPINSLSKRVGFPTSGARAGEAARGAGVRGGVPRSWARQYGSLQSGPWPSPSQPQPRPRSNHQTLPPHPPRPRPSPPPHPIPPPSDHSPRIHQVFSLSERGEGEEIGQGQPSDRSRLEKHRQTPHPSDAIGCLSIAMETGDEEDEWRREEELSNMAATAHGDLQRGQGVRDSPSRGEGSGERILPSPSLVLSSSRPGPYPRDSYPVPVSPSAPWLISNSRKRTLQDRTQFSDVDLSQLKRYWDRGMTSLGSVCREKINAAANQLNVDTEIVKTWIGNRRRKYRLMGIEIPSPKGGPAVFLTSQEGEESPSALSSDGEGLGTPELGDNLNDGASFCLSEDGTSDSYQREEENGVEDSSSAPMVHNVKIEVVDDDDDGGVEMVGSDMENMQNLLEFKLEEVQYLESQLENQNQRYYELETFTKSLLTAVRTNNLDRQQELLASLPQPADQDWDMSPEGGANSISLTTHSASNHESPLAESNDETPLVNPNKDLPLVTINEDGSLIAELNESSVSEELETETGPE from the exons ATGGCTGATCTGCCCCcctgcagtagcagcagtatggagGAATGGCAGGAGAAACGAGGCCTGCAGACG ATGAACCTGCGGTCTGTGTTCACACTGGAGCAGCAGCGAGTCCTGGAGAGCTACTATGACAACGGGATGACCAATCAGAGCAAGAGCTGCTTCCAGCTGATCCTTCAGTGTGCTCAGGAGACCAAGCTGGACTTCAGTGTGGTGCGG acctGGGTGGGGAACAAGAGACGGAAGCTGGCCTCGAGGAATGACCAGAATGCGGGCGTATCCCACTCCTTATCCTTATCGAATCACAGCATGGTTGGGGGAGTTCTGTCCAATCACGGCGGGGCTGGGGTAGCTCTGTCCAATCACACGCTAGCCGGCGGGGCTTTAGTTGCGGGCGCCATGCTTACAGCGGAGATGGCGGCGGCTCGGAACATCCAGAGAggctcctcccatctcctcccttcctcctcctcctcttcttcctcctctccgcTTAgctctgtcaacaacaacaatgaTGTCATCCTGACTGGGATTTACTCTCTAGGCTCCGCCTCTAGTTCCCGGGCCACTGTTAAGCCCCTCCCTTCTGACGCTGAGCTGCCTGCACATGTCCATCAAACTCTGCTTAACCAATCACAACACAGGAGTAACAGttctgtctcctcccctctccagctCCACTCCAGATTAGGTACCTTGTCACTTCCTCGCTATaaaaccccctccctctcctcttccccctccctctcctcacccccctcctcctcaccccccggCCCCCCTATCAACAGCCTGTCCAAGAGGGTGGGTTTCCCCACAAGTGGGGCCAGGGCCGGGGAGGCAGCACGAGGGGCTGGGGTACGAGGGGGGGTACCTCGTAGCTGGGCTAGACAGTATGGTTCTCTCCAGTCTGGCCCCTGGCCCTCTCCATCCCAGCCCCAGCCCAGGCCTCGCTCCAACCACCAGACTCTCCCACCTCATCCCCCCAGGCCCcgtccctccccccctcctcaccccatccCTCCCCCTTCAGACCACTCCCCCCGCATTCATCAGGTTTTCAGCCTAtcagagaggggggaaggggaggaAATAGGACAAGGACAGCCTTCTGATAGGAGCAGGCtggagaaacacagacagactccCCACCCCTCAGACGCTATTGGTTGCCTCTCTATTGCCATGGAGACgggtgatgaagaggatgagtGGCGGAGGGAGGAAGAGTTATCCAACATGGCTGCCACGGCCCATGGGGACCTCCAGAGAGGCCAGGGGgtgagggacagccccagcagggGAGAGGGATCTGGGGAGAGAATCCTCCCATCCCCCTCCCTGGTCCTGAGCAGCTCCAGGCCTGGTCCATACCCTCGGGACAGCTACCCA GTTCCAGTCAGTCCCTCTGCTCCGTGGCTCATCAGTAACTCCAGGAAGAGAACT ctacAGGACAGGACCCAGTTCAGTGATGTGGACCTGAGCCAGTTGAAGCGGTACTGGGACCGAGGGATGACCAGTCTGGGTTCTGTCTGCAGAGAGAAGATCAACGCAGCAGCCAATCAGCTCAACGTAGACACTGAGATAGTCAAG ACGTGGATCGGGAACCGGAGGAGGAAGTACCGTCTGATGGGCATTGAGATCCCGTCCCCTAAAGGTGGGCCGGCCGTGTTCCTGACATCACAAGAAGGGGAGGAGTCCCCCTCTGCGCTGAGTTCCGATGGGGAGGGGCTTGGAACGCCAGAGTTGGGAGACAACCTGAACGATGGAGCGTCCTTCTGTCTGTCCGAGG ATGGGACCAGTGATTCGtaccagagagaagaagagaatggAGTAGAGGACAGCAGCAGCGCTCCCATGGTTCACAACGTG AAGATAGAGgtggttgatgatgatgatgatggtggtgttgAGATGGTCGGATCTGATATGGAAAACATGCAGAACCTCCTGGAGTTTAAG cttGAGGAGGTGCAGTATCTGGAGAGCCAACTAGAGAATCAGAATCAGAGATATTATGAGTTGGAGACCTTCACCAAGAGTCTTCTGACTGCTGTACGGACCAACAACCTGGACAgacaacag gagctcCTAGCCAGTCTACCTCAGCCTGCAGATCAGGACTGGGACATGAGTCCAGAGGGAGGGGCCAACTCCATCTCCCTAACAACACACTCTGCATCCAATCACGAGTCCCCGTTGGCTGAGAGCAACGACGAGACACCGTTGGTCAACCCCAACAAGGACCTCCCATTGGTCACTATAAACGAAGACGGTTCATTGATTGCTGAGCTCAACGAGTCGTCTGTATCAGAGGAACTAGAGACTGAGACCGGACCAGAGTGA
- the LOC115205806 gene encoding highly divergent homeobox isoform X2 translates to MADLPPCSSSSMEEWQEKRGLQTMNLRSVFTLEQQRVLESYYDNGMTNQSKSCFQLILQCAQETKLDFSVVRTWVGNKRRKLASRNDQNAGVSHSLSLSNHSMVGGVLSNHGGAGVALSNHTLAGGALVAGAMLTAEMAAARNIQRGSSHLLPSSSSSSSSSPLSSVNNNNDVILTGIYSLGSASSSRATVKPLPSDAELPAHVHQTLLNQSQHRSNSSVSSPLQLHSRLGTLSLPRYKTPSLSSSPSLSSPPSSSPPGPPINSLSKRVGFPTSGARAGEAARGAGVRGGVPRSWARQYGSLQSGPWPSPSQPQPRPRSNHQTLPPHPPRPRPSPPPHPIPPPSDHSPRIHQVFSLSERGEGEEIGQGQPSDRSRLEKHRQTPHPSDAIGCLSIAMETGDEEDEWRREEELSNMAATAHGDLQRGQGVRDSPSRGEGSGERILPSPSLVLSSSRPGPYPRDSYPVSTTTLQTSASIQVPVSPSAPWLISNSRKRTLQDRTQFSDVDLSQLKRYWDRGMTSLGSVCREKINAAANQLNVDTEIVKTWIGNRRRKYRLMGIEIPSPKGGPAVFLTSQEGEESPSALSSDGEGLGTPELGDNLNDGASFCLSEDGTSDSYQREEENGVEDSSSAPMVHNVIEVVDDDDDGGVEMVGSDMENMQNLLEFKLEEVQYLESQLENQNQRYYELETFTKSLLTAVRTNNLDRQQELLASLPQPADQDWDMSPEGGANSISLTTHSASNHESPLAESNDETPLVNPNKDLPLVTINEDGSLIAELNESSVSEELETETGPE, encoded by the exons ATGGCTGATCTGCCCCcctgcagtagcagcagtatggagGAATGGCAGGAGAAACGAGGCCTGCAGACG ATGAACCTGCGGTCTGTGTTCACACTGGAGCAGCAGCGAGTCCTGGAGAGCTACTATGACAACGGGATGACCAATCAGAGCAAGAGCTGCTTCCAGCTGATCCTTCAGTGTGCTCAGGAGACCAAGCTGGACTTCAGTGTGGTGCGG acctGGGTGGGGAACAAGAGACGGAAGCTGGCCTCGAGGAATGACCAGAATGCGGGCGTATCCCACTCCTTATCCTTATCGAATCACAGCATGGTTGGGGGAGTTCTGTCCAATCACGGCGGGGCTGGGGTAGCTCTGTCCAATCACACGCTAGCCGGCGGGGCTTTAGTTGCGGGCGCCATGCTTACAGCGGAGATGGCGGCGGCTCGGAACATCCAGAGAggctcctcccatctcctcccttcctcctcctcctcttcttcctcctctccgcTTAgctctgtcaacaacaacaatgaTGTCATCCTGACTGGGATTTACTCTCTAGGCTCCGCCTCTAGTTCCCGGGCCACTGTTAAGCCCCTCCCTTCTGACGCTGAGCTGCCTGCACATGTCCATCAAACTCTGCTTAACCAATCACAACACAGGAGTAACAGttctgtctcctcccctctccagctCCACTCCAGATTAGGTACCTTGTCACTTCCTCGCTATaaaaccccctccctctcctcttccccctccctctcctcacccccctcctcctcaccccccggCCCCCCTATCAACAGCCTGTCCAAGAGGGTGGGTTTCCCCACAAGTGGGGCCAGGGCCGGGGAGGCAGCACGAGGGGCTGGGGTACGAGGGGGGGTACCTCGTAGCTGGGCTAGACAGTATGGTTCTCTCCAGTCTGGCCCCTGGCCCTCTCCATCCCAGCCCCAGCCCAGGCCTCGCTCCAACCACCAGACTCTCCCACCTCATCCCCCCAGGCCCcgtccctccccccctcctcaccccatccCTCCCCCTTCAGACCACTCCCCCCGCATTCATCAGGTTTTCAGCCTAtcagagaggggggaaggggaggaAATAGGACAAGGACAGCCTTCTGATAGGAGCAGGCtggagaaacacagacagactccCCACCCCTCAGACGCTATTGGTTGCCTCTCTATTGCCATGGAGACgggtgatgaagaggatgagtGGCGGAGGGAGGAAGAGTTATCCAACATGGCTGCCACGGCCCATGGGGACCTCCAGAGAGGCCAGGGGgtgagggacagccccagcagggGAGAGGGATCTGGGGAGAGAATCCTCCCATCCCCCTCCCTGGTCCTGAGCAGCTCCAGGCCTGGTCCATACCCTCGGGACAGCTACCCAGTTAGTACAACAACACTACAGACCTCTGCTAGTATACAG GTTCCAGTCAGTCCCTCTGCTCCGTGGCTCATCAGTAACTCCAGGAAGAGAACT ctacAGGACAGGACCCAGTTCAGTGATGTGGACCTGAGCCAGTTGAAGCGGTACTGGGACCGAGGGATGACCAGTCTGGGTTCTGTCTGCAGAGAGAAGATCAACGCAGCAGCCAATCAGCTCAACGTAGACACTGAGATAGTCAAG ACGTGGATCGGGAACCGGAGGAGGAAGTACCGTCTGATGGGCATTGAGATCCCGTCCCCTAAAGGTGGGCCGGCCGTGTTCCTGACATCACAAGAAGGGGAGGAGTCCCCCTCTGCGCTGAGTTCCGATGGGGAGGGGCTTGGAACGCCAGAGTTGGGAGACAACCTGAACGATGGAGCGTCCTTCTGTCTGTCCGAGG ATGGGACCAGTGATTCGtaccagagagaagaagagaatggAGTAGAGGACAGCAGCAGCGCTCCCATGGTTCACAACGTG ATAGAGgtggttgatgatgatgatgatggtggtgttgAGATGGTCGGATCTGATATGGAAAACATGCAGAACCTCCTGGAGTTTAAG cttGAGGAGGTGCAGTATCTGGAGAGCCAACTAGAGAATCAGAATCAGAGATATTATGAGTTGGAGACCTTCACCAAGAGTCTTCTGACTGCTGTACGGACCAACAACCTGGACAgacaacag gagctcCTAGCCAGTCTACCTCAGCCTGCAGATCAGGACTGGGACATGAGTCCAGAGGGAGGGGCCAACTCCATCTCCCTAACAACACACTCTGCATCCAATCACGAGTCCCCGTTGGCTGAGAGCAACGACGAGACACCGTTGGTCAACCCCAACAAGGACCTCCCATTGGTCACTATAAACGAAGACGGTTCATTGATTGCTGAGCTCAACGAGTCGTCTGTATCAGAGGAACTAGAGACTGAGACCGGACCAGAGTGA
- the LOC115205806 gene encoding highly divergent homeobox isoform X1 — protein sequence MADLPPCSSSSMEEWQEKRGLQTMNLRSVFTLEQQRVLESYYDNGMTNQSKSCFQLILQCAQETKLDFSVVRTWVGNKRRKLASRNDQNAGVSHSLSLSNHSMVGGVLSNHGGAGVALSNHTLAGGALVAGAMLTAEMAAARNIQRGSSHLLPSSSSSSSSSPLSSVNNNNDVILTGIYSLGSASSSRATVKPLPSDAELPAHVHQTLLNQSQHRSNSSVSSPLQLHSRLGTLSLPRYKTPSLSSSPSLSSPPSSSPPGPPINSLSKRVGFPTSGARAGEAARGAGVRGGVPRSWARQYGSLQSGPWPSPSQPQPRPRSNHQTLPPHPPRPRPSPPPHPIPPPSDHSPRIHQVFSLSERGEGEEIGQGQPSDRSRLEKHRQTPHPSDAIGCLSIAMETGDEEDEWRREEELSNMAATAHGDLQRGQGVRDSPSRGEGSGERILPSPSLVLSSSRPGPYPRDSYPVSTTTLQTSASIQVPVSPSAPWLISNSRKRTLQDRTQFSDVDLSQLKRYWDRGMTSLGSVCREKINAAANQLNVDTEIVKTWIGNRRRKYRLMGIEIPSPKGGPAVFLTSQEGEESPSALSSDGEGLGTPELGDNLNDGASFCLSEDGTSDSYQREEENGVEDSSSAPMVHNVKIEVVDDDDDGGVEMVGSDMENMQNLLEFKLEEVQYLESQLENQNQRYYELETFTKSLLTAVRTNNLDRQQELLASLPQPADQDWDMSPEGGANSISLTTHSASNHESPLAESNDETPLVNPNKDLPLVTINEDGSLIAELNESSVSEELETETGPE from the exons ATGGCTGATCTGCCCCcctgcagtagcagcagtatggagGAATGGCAGGAGAAACGAGGCCTGCAGACG ATGAACCTGCGGTCTGTGTTCACACTGGAGCAGCAGCGAGTCCTGGAGAGCTACTATGACAACGGGATGACCAATCAGAGCAAGAGCTGCTTCCAGCTGATCCTTCAGTGTGCTCAGGAGACCAAGCTGGACTTCAGTGTGGTGCGG acctGGGTGGGGAACAAGAGACGGAAGCTGGCCTCGAGGAATGACCAGAATGCGGGCGTATCCCACTCCTTATCCTTATCGAATCACAGCATGGTTGGGGGAGTTCTGTCCAATCACGGCGGGGCTGGGGTAGCTCTGTCCAATCACACGCTAGCCGGCGGGGCTTTAGTTGCGGGCGCCATGCTTACAGCGGAGATGGCGGCGGCTCGGAACATCCAGAGAggctcctcccatctcctcccttcctcctcctcctcttcttcctcctctccgcTTAgctctgtcaacaacaacaatgaTGTCATCCTGACTGGGATTTACTCTCTAGGCTCCGCCTCTAGTTCCCGGGCCACTGTTAAGCCCCTCCCTTCTGACGCTGAGCTGCCTGCACATGTCCATCAAACTCTGCTTAACCAATCACAACACAGGAGTAACAGttctgtctcctcccctctccagctCCACTCCAGATTAGGTACCTTGTCACTTCCTCGCTATaaaaccccctccctctcctcttccccctccctctcctcacccccctcctcctcaccccccggCCCCCCTATCAACAGCCTGTCCAAGAGGGTGGGTTTCCCCACAAGTGGGGCCAGGGCCGGGGAGGCAGCACGAGGGGCTGGGGTACGAGGGGGGGTACCTCGTAGCTGGGCTAGACAGTATGGTTCTCTCCAGTCTGGCCCCTGGCCCTCTCCATCCCAGCCCCAGCCCAGGCCTCGCTCCAACCACCAGACTCTCCCACCTCATCCCCCCAGGCCCcgtccctccccccctcctcaccccatccCTCCCCCTTCAGACCACTCCCCCCGCATTCATCAGGTTTTCAGCCTAtcagagaggggggaaggggaggaAATAGGACAAGGACAGCCTTCTGATAGGAGCAGGCtggagaaacacagacagactccCCACCCCTCAGACGCTATTGGTTGCCTCTCTATTGCCATGGAGACgggtgatgaagaggatgagtGGCGGAGGGAGGAAGAGTTATCCAACATGGCTGCCACGGCCCATGGGGACCTCCAGAGAGGCCAGGGGgtgagggacagccccagcagggGAGAGGGATCTGGGGAGAGAATCCTCCCATCCCCCTCCCTGGTCCTGAGCAGCTCCAGGCCTGGTCCATACCCTCGGGACAGCTACCCAGTTAGTACAACAACACTACAGACCTCTGCTAGTATACAG GTTCCAGTCAGTCCCTCTGCTCCGTGGCTCATCAGTAACTCCAGGAAGAGAACT ctacAGGACAGGACCCAGTTCAGTGATGTGGACCTGAGCCAGTTGAAGCGGTACTGGGACCGAGGGATGACCAGTCTGGGTTCTGTCTGCAGAGAGAAGATCAACGCAGCAGCCAATCAGCTCAACGTAGACACTGAGATAGTCAAG ACGTGGATCGGGAACCGGAGGAGGAAGTACCGTCTGATGGGCATTGAGATCCCGTCCCCTAAAGGTGGGCCGGCCGTGTTCCTGACATCACAAGAAGGGGAGGAGTCCCCCTCTGCGCTGAGTTCCGATGGGGAGGGGCTTGGAACGCCAGAGTTGGGAGACAACCTGAACGATGGAGCGTCCTTCTGTCTGTCCGAGG ATGGGACCAGTGATTCGtaccagagagaagaagagaatggAGTAGAGGACAGCAGCAGCGCTCCCATGGTTCACAACGTG AAGATAGAGgtggttgatgatgatgatgatggtggtgttgAGATGGTCGGATCTGATATGGAAAACATGCAGAACCTCCTGGAGTTTAAG cttGAGGAGGTGCAGTATCTGGAGAGCCAACTAGAGAATCAGAATCAGAGATATTATGAGTTGGAGACCTTCACCAAGAGTCTTCTGACTGCTGTACGGACCAACAACCTGGACAgacaacag gagctcCTAGCCAGTCTACCTCAGCCTGCAGATCAGGACTGGGACATGAGTCCAGAGGGAGGGGCCAACTCCATCTCCCTAACAACACACTCTGCATCCAATCACGAGTCCCCGTTGGCTGAGAGCAACGACGAGACACCGTTGGTCAACCCCAACAAGGACCTCCCATTGGTCACTATAAACGAAGACGGTTCATTGATTGCTGAGCTCAACGAGTCGTCTGTATCAGAGGAACTAGAGACTGAGACCGGACCAGAGTGA